One part of the Paramormyrops kingsleyae isolate MSU_618 chromosome 2, PKINGS_0.4, whole genome shotgun sequence genome encodes these proteins:
- the LOC140587708 gene encoding chemerin-like receptor 1, with product MAGLKMVKTVNTTWYLSLAISDFLFCLFLPINAVYTATQNWIFGLPMCKITSFVMFLNMFSSIFLLVIISIDRCVSVVFPVWSQNQRTLRKAFTMVTLAWIVSIALSSPSAVFRKTKVKGGRTVCYNDYELSSSHSAVVLSRFVCGFLLPFLIIISCYSVIICKLRSSRITKSSKPFKVMSALIAAFFIFWLPYHTFVLLELNHNHNNIEFLKAGLTLGTSFASANSFLNPILYVFMGKDFKHKFKSSLLSKIENAMGEEVRTTSRYFSRSSSMDGRASAHL from the coding sequence ATGGCTGGGCTCAAAATGGTCAAGACTGTCAACACAACCTGGTATCTCAGCCTGGCGATCTCCGACTTCCTGTTCTGCCTTTTCCTCCCTATAAATGCCGTGTATACAGCCACCCAAAACTGGATCTTTGGACTCCCCATGTGCAAGATCACCTCCTTTGTTATGTTCCTCAACATGTTTAGCAGCATCTTTCTGCTGGTCATCATCAGTATTGACCGTTGTGTCTCCGTGGTGTTCCCAGTCTGGTCACAAAACCAACGCACACTGAGAAAGGCATTTACCATGGTTACCTTGGCCTGGATTGTTTCCATTGCTCTGAGCTCTCCTTCAGCAGTTTTCCGAAAAACTAAAGTCAAGGGAGGAAGAACTGTGTGCTACAATGATTATGAGCTGTCCTCCAGCCACTCCGCTGTTGTCTTGAGTcggtttgtgtgtgggtttctGTTGCCTTTTCTAATCATTATCTCTTGCTATTCTGTCATCATTTGTAAACTTAGAAGCAGCAGAATAACCAAGTCTTCCAAACCATTCAAGGTCATGTCTGCACTGATAGCGGCATTCTTCATTTTCTGGTTGCCCTATCATACATTTGTTCTGCTGGAGCTAAACCATAATCACAATAACATTGAGTTTTTAAAAGCTGGGTTAACATTGGGCACCAGTTTTGCCAGTGCTAATAGTTTTTTAAATCCTATTCTGTATGTTTTCATGGGCAAAGACTTCAAGCATAAGTTCAAGAGCTCTTTGTTGTCAAAAATAGAGAACGCAATGGGTGAGGAAGTTCGTACGACCAGCCGTTACTTTTCCAGGTCCAGTTCAATGGATGGCAGAGCCTCCGCCCACCTTTGA
- the LOC140587709 gene encoding chemerin-like receptor 1 produces the protein MAGLKMVKTVNTTWYLSLAISDFLFCLFLPINAAYTATQNWIFGLPMCKITSFVMFLNMFSSIFLLVIISIDRCVSVVFPVWSQNQRTLRKAFTMVTLAWIVSIALSSPSAVFRKTKVKGGRTVCYNDYELSSSHSAVVLSRFVCGFLLPFLIIISCYSVIICKLRSSRITKSSKPFKVMSALIAAFFIFWLPYHTFVLLELNHNHYNIEFLKAGLTLGTSFASANSFLNPILYVFMGKDFKHKFKSSLLSKIENAMGEEVRTTSRYFSRSSSMDGRASAHL, from the coding sequence ATGGCTGGGCTCAAAATGGTCAAGACTGTCAACACAACCTGGTATCTCAGCCTGGCGATCTCCGACTTCCTGTTCTGCCTTTTCCTCCCTATAAATGCCGCGTATACAGCCACCCAAAACTGGATCTTTGGACTCCCCATGTGCAAGATCACCTCCTTTGTTATGTTCCTCAACATGTTTAGCAGCATCTTTCTGCTGGTCATCATCAGTATTGACCGTTGTGTCTCCGTGGTGTTCCCAGTCTGGTCACAAAACCAACGCACACTGAGAAAGGCATTTACCATGGTTACCTTGGCCTGGATTGTTTCCATTGCTCTGAGCTCTCCTTCAGCAGTTTTCCGAAAAACTAAAGTCAAGGGAGGAAGAACTGTGTGCTACAATGATTATGAGCTGTCCTCCAGCCACTCCGCTGTTGTCTTGAGTcggtttgtgtgtgggtttctGTTGCCTTTTCTAATCATTATCTCTTGCTATTCTGTCATCATTTGTAAACTTAGAAGCAGCAGAATAACCAAGTCTTCCAAACCATTCAAGGTCATGTCTGCACTGATAGCGGCATTCTTCATTTTCTGGTTGCCCTATCATACATTTGTTCTGCTGGAGCTAAACCATAATCACTATAACATTGAGTTTTTAAAAGCTGGGTTAACATTGGGCACCAGTTTTGCCAGTGCTAATAGTTTTTTAAATCCTATTCTGTATGTTTTCATGGGCAAAGACTTCAAGCATAAGTTCAAGAGCTCTTTGTTGTCAAAAATAGAGAACGCAATGGGTGAGGAAGTTCGTACGACCAGCCGTTACTTTTCCAGGTCCAGTTCAATGGATGGCAGAGCCTCCGCCCACCTTTGA